A single genomic interval of Tursiops truncatus isolate mTurTru1 chromosome 1, mTurTru1.mat.Y, whole genome shotgun sequence harbors:
- the B3GALT2 gene encoding beta-1,3-galactosyltransferase 2: protein MLQWRRRHCCFAKMSWNAKRSLFRTHLIGVLSLVFLFAMFLFFNHHDWLPGRTGFKENPVTYTFRGFRSTKSETNHSSLRNIWKETVPQTLRPQTATNSNNTDLSPQGVTGLENTLSANGSIYNEKGTGHPNSYHFKYLINEPAKCQEKSPFLILLIAAEPGQIEARKAIRQTWGNESLAPGIQITRIFLLGVSIKLNGYLQRAILEESRQYHDIIQQEYLDTYYNLTIKTLMGMNWVATYCPHIPYVMKTDSDMFVNTEYLILKLLKPDLPPRHNYFTGYLMRGYAPNRNKDSKWYMPPDLYPSERYPVFCSGTGYVFSGDLAEKIFKVSLSIRRLHLEDVYVGICLAKLRIDPVPPPNEFVFNHWRVSYSSCKYSHLITSHQFQPSELIKYWNHLQQNKHNACANAAKEKAGRYRHRKLH from the coding sequence ATGCTTCAGTGGAGAAGAAGACACTGCTGCTTTGCAAAGATGAGCTGGAATGCCAAGAGGTCTCTGTTCCGTACCCATCTTATTGGTGTACTTTCTCTCGTGTTTCTTTttgctatgtttttgtttttcaatcatCATGACTGGCTGCCAGGCAGAACTGGATTCAAAGAAAACCCTGTGACATACACTTTCCGTGGATTTCGTTCTACAAAAAGTGAGACAAACCACAGCTCTCTTCGGAACATTTGGAAAGAAACAGTCCCGCAGACTCTGAGGCCTCAAACAGCAACTAACTCCAATAACACAGATCTGTCACCACAAGGAGTTACAGGGCTGGAGAATACACTCAGTGCCAACGGAAGTATTTACAATGAAAAAGGCACTGGACATCCAAATTCTTACCATTTCAAATACCTTATCAATGAACCTGCAAAATGCCAGGAGAAAAGCCCTTTTTTAATACTACTAATAGCTGCAGAACCTGGACAGATAGAAGCTAGAAAAGCTATTCGGCAAACTTGGGGCAATGAAAGTCTAGCACCTGGTATCCAAATCACACGAATTTTTTTGTTGGGTGTAAGTATTAAGTTAAATGGCTACCTTCAACGTGCAATCCTGGAAGAAAGCAGACAATACCATGACATAATTCAACAGGAATATTTAGATACATACTATAATCTGACCATTAAAACACTAATGGGCATGAACTGGGTTGCCACATACTGTCCACATATTCCATATGTTATGAAAACTGACAGTGACATGTTTGTCAACACCGAATATTTAATACTTAAGTTACTCAAGCCAGACCTGCCTCCTAGACATAACTATTTTACTGGTTACCTAATGAGGGGATACGCACCCAACAGAAACAAAGACAGCAAGTGGTACATGCCACCAGACCTCTACCCAAGTGAGCGCTATCCTGTCTTCTGTTCTGGGACTGGTTATGTTTTTTCTGGAGATCTGGCAGAGAAGATATTTAAAGTTTCTTTAAGCATCCGTCGTTTGCACTTGGAAGATGTATATGTAGGGATCTGTCTTGCCAAGTTGAGAATTGATCCTGTCCCCCCTCCCAATGAGTTTGTGTTCAATCACTGGCGAGTTTCTTATTCAAGCTGTAAATACAGCCACCTAATTACCTCTCATCAGTTCCAGCCTAGTGAACTGATAAAATACTGGAACCATTTACAACAAAATAAGCACAACGCTTGTGCCAACGCAGCAAAAGAAAAGGCAGGCAGGTATCGCCACCGCAAACTCCACTAG